A genomic window from Streptomyces sp. 846.5 includes:
- a CDS encoding lysophospholipid acyltransferase family protein encodes MADLVYPPVIGAALTLFRALDLKIDIIGAENVPRTGGAVLVSNHVSYLDFIFAGWGALKAGKRKTRFMAKDDVFRHRISGPLMRGMKHIAVDRFDGQPAYEAAVQALKSGEVVGVFPEATISRSFVLKKFKTGAARMAADAGVPLLPVAVWGTQRLWTKGRPKTLTRRHTPITIIIGEPIVLTPDDKPVMVTRRLRAAMTELLNRAQTTYPDAPSGPEDTWWLPAHLGGSAPTLEVAEAEDEKETAEKAARRAARLA; translated from the coding sequence GTGGCTGATCTCGTGTACCCGCCGGTCATCGGGGCGGCGCTCACGCTTTTCCGGGCGCTCGACCTCAAGATCGACATCATCGGGGCGGAGAACGTGCCGCGGACCGGCGGGGCCGTTCTGGTCAGCAACCACGTCAGCTACCTGGACTTCATCTTCGCCGGATGGGGCGCGCTGAAGGCCGGGAAGCGCAAGACCCGCTTCATGGCCAAGGACGACGTCTTCCGGCACCGGATCTCCGGCCCGCTGATGCGCGGGATGAAGCACATCGCGGTGGACCGCTTCGACGGCCAGCCCGCCTACGAGGCCGCGGTGCAGGCGCTGAAGTCCGGCGAGGTCGTCGGCGTCTTCCCGGAGGCGACGATCAGCCGCTCCTTCGTGCTGAAGAAGTTCAAGACCGGCGCGGCCCGGATGGCCGCCGACGCGGGCGTGCCGCTGCTGCCCGTCGCCGTCTGGGGCACCCAGCGGCTGTGGACCAAGGGCCGGCCCAAGACGCTGACCCGCCGTCACACCCCGATCACCATCATCATCGGCGAGCCGATCGTGCTCACCCCCGACGACAAGCCGGTGATGGTGACCCGGCGGCTGCGCGCCGCCATGACCGAACTGCTGAACCGCGCCCAGACCACCTACCCGGACGCCCCCAGCGGCCCCGAGGACACCTGGTGGCTGCCGGCCCACCTCGGCGGCAGCGCCCCGACCCTGGAGGTCGCCGAGGCCGAGGACGAGAAGGAGACCGCGGAGAAGGCCGCCCGCCGCGCCGCCCGACTGGCCTGA
- a CDS encoding DUF1990 domain-containing protein codes for MSDFTYPEVGATLEGPPLPDGYSLLGHRSPLGAGPEAFAAAGEAVLSWRLHRAAGVAVLNSRSSATADRAAPGVRVRVLLGVGRVGLAAPCEVVWTLEEPTRIGFGYGTLDGHPERGEESFLVELADDGAVWFTVTAFSRPAAWYTRAAGPLVPLFQHLYARRLGQVLRRIAGQAERK; via the coding sequence ATGAGCGACTTCACCTATCCCGAGGTCGGAGCGACCCTGGAGGGCCCGCCCCTGCCCGACGGCTACTCCCTGCTGGGGCACCGTTCCCCGCTGGGCGCCGGACCCGAGGCCTTCGCCGCCGCCGGCGAGGCCGTGCTGAGCTGGCGGCTGCACCGCGCCGCCGGCGTTGCCGTCCTGAACAGTCGCAGTAGTGCCACGGCAGACCGGGCCGCGCCCGGCGTCCGGGTCAGGGTGCTGCTCGGCGTCGGCCGGGTGGGGCTCGCCGCCCCCTGCGAGGTGGTGTGGACGCTGGAGGAACCCACCCGGATCGGCTTCGGCTACGGCACCCTGGACGGCCACCCCGAGCGCGGCGAGGAGTCCTTCCTGGTCGAACTCGCCGACGACGGCGCGGTCTGGTTCACCGTCACCGCCTTCAGCCGCCCGGCCGCCTGGTACACCCGCGCGGCCGGCCCCCTGGTACCGCTCTTCCAGCACCTCTACGCCCGCCGCCTCGGCCAGGTGCTGCGCCGGATCGCCGGACAGGCGGAGCGGAAGTAA
- a CDS encoding acyl-CoA synthetase, with protein MLEALDGRYGDSADALVIDGVALSREQLLGAAGVVARQVAGAPALAVLARAGVETVVATVGGLLAGVPVVPVPPDAGPKEREHILRDSGAPLMAVAAADRDTEAYGARVLTVDPSERADAPEEPAGGAAFILYTSGTTGAPKGVVIGRSAVAAGLDALAEAWAWTAEDTLVHGLPLFHVHGLILGVLGPLRTGGRLVHTGRPTPQAYAEAGGSLYFGVPTVWSRVAADEASAKALAGARLLVSGSAPLPVTVFERLRALSGHAPVERYGMTETLITLSTRADGERRPGSVGLPVAGVRTRLVGEDGGPVPQDGETLGELQVSGPMLSDGYLHRPDADAESRTADGWFRTGDVAVIGPDGFHRIVGRASVDLIKSGGFRIGAGEVEAALRDHPAVADAAVVGVPDPDLGQVVVAYVIPAGPVTGEQLTAFVAERLSVHKRPRRVVLVDDLPRNAMGKVVKAKLG; from the coding sequence CTGCTTGAAGCTCTTGACGGTCGGTATGGGGACAGCGCGGATGCGCTGGTCATCGACGGGGTCGCGCTCTCGCGGGAGCAACTGCTCGGTGCGGCGGGTGTAGTCGCGCGACAGGTCGCGGGGGCGCCCGCGCTGGCGGTGCTGGCGCGGGCCGGGGTCGAGACCGTGGTCGCCACCGTCGGGGGGCTGCTGGCCGGAGTGCCCGTTGTGCCGGTGCCGCCGGATGCCGGGCCCAAGGAGCGGGAGCACATCCTGCGGGACTCCGGGGCGCCGCTGATGGCCGTTGCCGCTGCCGACCGCGACACAGAGGCTTACGGGGCGCGCGTGCTGACGGTGGATCCGAGCGAACGCGCCGACGCTCCGGAGGAGCCGGCGGGCGGTGCGGCGTTCATCCTCTACACCTCCGGCACCACCGGGGCGCCCAAAGGCGTCGTCATCGGCCGGAGCGCCGTCGCCGCCGGGCTGGACGCCCTGGCCGAGGCCTGGGCCTGGACCGCCGAGGACACCCTGGTCCACGGGCTGCCGCTGTTCCACGTCCACGGCCTGATCCTGGGAGTGCTCGGCCCGCTGCGGACCGGGGGCCGCCTGGTCCACACCGGCCGTCCCACCCCGCAGGCGTACGCCGAGGCCGGGGGCTCGCTGTACTTCGGGGTGCCCACGGTGTGGTCGCGGGTGGCCGCCGACGAGGCGAGTGCCAAGGCGCTGGCCGGGGCGCGGCTGCTGGTGTCGGGCAGCGCGCCGCTCCCGGTGACCGTCTTCGAGCGGCTGCGTGCGCTCAGCGGCCACGCCCCGGTCGAGCGCTACGGCATGACGGAGACGCTGATCACCCTGAGCACCCGGGCCGACGGCGAGCGTCGTCCCGGCAGCGTCGGCCTGCCGGTGGCCGGGGTGCGGACCCGGCTGGTCGGCGAGGACGGCGGACCGGTGCCGCAGGACGGCGAGACGTTGGGCGAGCTGCAGGTCAGCGGACCCATGCTGAGCGACGGCTACCTCCACCGACCCGACGCCGACGCGGAGTCGCGCACCGCCGACGGCTGGTTCCGTACCGGCGACGTGGCGGTGATCGGGCCGGACGGCTTCCACCGGATCGTCGGCCGGGCCTCGGTGGACCTGATCAAGAGCGGTGGTTTCCGGATCGGCGCCGGCGAGGTCGAGGCGGCGCTGCGGGACCACCCCGCCGTCGCCGACGCGGCCGTCGTCGGCGTGCCCGATCCCGACCTGGGACAGGTCGTCGTCGCCTATGTGATCCCGGCCGGGCCGGTGACGGGGGAGCAGCTGACCGCCTTCGTCGCCGAGCGGCTCTCGGTCCACAAGCGGCCGCGCCGGGTGGTGCTGGTGGACGATCTGCCGCGGAACGCGATGGGCAAGGTCGTCAAGGCGAAGCTGGGCTGA
- a CDS encoding NUDIX domain-containing protein — protein sequence MIVWVNGTFGAGKTSTARELQELLPDSTVFDPESAAEYLRLVLGEEALASASDFQDLPAWRSLVPDVAAAMLAQQPGVLIVPMTLLRQDYRDEIFGALAARRIPVHHLLLHAEETILRKRIEGDQVERQARQWRLDDIEDYRQARVWLEQDAVTVDTTELTPRQAAERIEELVRSGAARCRIVEQVAGSRDTVAAAVLFFDEQDRVLLVDPVYKPGWEFPGGVVEDGESPRSAAVREVAEELGLAVPAVRLRLLLTDWEPHRGPRSGGLRLVFDGGTLSAEQRAQLTLPEDELRGWRFMAREEWTALLPANKRDRLDAALRCRRESVVGYLEEGEPTPAG from the coding sequence GTGATCGTCTGGGTCAACGGCACTTTTGGCGCGGGGAAGACCAGCACGGCTCGGGAGCTGCAGGAACTCCTCCCCGACAGCACGGTGTTCGATCCGGAGTCGGCGGCCGAGTATCTGCGCCTGGTGCTGGGCGAGGAGGCCCTCGCCTCGGCGTCCGACTTCCAGGACCTCCCTGCCTGGCGCAGCCTCGTCCCCGATGTCGCGGCCGCGATGCTGGCCCAGCAGCCGGGGGTGCTGATCGTGCCGATGACCCTGCTGCGGCAGGACTACCGCGACGAGATCTTCGGCGCGCTGGCCGCACGACGGATCCCGGTGCACCATCTGCTGCTCCATGCTGAGGAAACGATCCTGCGGAAGCGGATCGAGGGTGACCAGGTCGAACGGCAGGCCCGGCAGTGGCGGCTGGACGACATCGAGGACTACCGGCAGGCCAGGGTCTGGCTGGAGCAGGACGCCGTGACCGTGGACACCACGGAGCTGACGCCACGTCAGGCAGCCGAGCGGATCGAGGAGCTGGTGCGGTCGGGCGCCGCGCGCTGCCGGATCGTCGAGCAGGTGGCCGGCAGCCGCGACACCGTGGCCGCGGCGGTGCTGTTCTTCGACGAGCAGGACCGGGTGCTGCTGGTCGACCCGGTCTACAAGCCCGGGTGGGAGTTCCCAGGCGGGGTGGTGGAGGACGGGGAGTCGCCGCGGAGCGCGGCGGTGCGGGAGGTCGCCGAGGAGCTGGGCCTCGCCGTCCCGGCGGTGCGGCTGCGGCTGCTGCTCACCGACTGGGAGCCGCACCGGGGCCCGCGCTCCGGCGGCCTGCGGCTGGTCTTCGACGGCGGGACGCTCAGCGCCGAGCAGCGCGCGCAGCTCACCCTCCCAGAGGACGAGCTGCGCGGCTGGCGGTTCATGGCCCGAGAGGAGTGGACGGCGCTGCTCCCGGCCAACAAGCGCGACCGCCTGGACGCGGCCCTGCGCTGTCGCCGGGAGAGCGTTGTGGGCTACTTGGAGGAGGGAGAGCCGACCCCGGCGGGCTGA
- a CDS encoding MarR family transcriptional regulator: protein MDSEASDRDRVDAIIDQWAVERPDLRTGPMAVFGRINRISGGMGRRMEAAFARYGISRGEFDVLATLRRAGEPYTLSPRELTATLMLTTGGMTGRLDKLEKAGLVRRNPDPTDRRGLRISLTIPGLRLIDEAVGTGLAIQTAALATLEPADAAELDRLLRLLLPACED, encoded by the coding sequence ATGGACAGCGAGGCATCCGACCGCGACCGGGTGGACGCGATCATCGACCAATGGGCCGTCGAACGCCCCGACCTGCGGACCGGCCCGATGGCGGTCTTCGGCCGGATCAACCGGATCTCCGGCGGCATGGGCCGACGGATGGAGGCCGCCTTCGCCCGGTACGGCATCAGCCGGGGCGAGTTCGACGTGCTGGCGACCCTGCGCCGGGCCGGCGAACCGTACACCCTCTCCCCGCGCGAACTCACCGCCACGCTGATGCTCACCACCGGCGGTATGACCGGGCGGCTGGACAAGCTGGAGAAGGCCGGCCTGGTCCGCCGCAACCCGGATCCCACCGACCGCCGAGGGCTCCGCATCTCCCTGACCATCCCCGGACTGCGCCTGATCGACGAGGCAGTGGGTACAGGACTGGCGATCCAGACGGCGGCACTGGCTACGCTGGAACCGGCCGACGCCGCAGAGCTCGACCGGCTGCTGCGGCTGCTGCTGCCCGCCTGCGAGGACTGA
- a CDS encoding electron transfer flavoprotein subunit beta/FixA family protein: MSLRIVVCVKYVPDATGDRRFADDNTTDRDSVDGLLSELDEYGVEQALKIAEASGDAEVTVLTVGPDDAKDALRKALSMGADKAVHVNDDDIHGTDVIGTSAILAKAIEKTGYDLVVCGMASTDGTMGVIPALLSERLGVPQVTLLSEVSVEGGTVKGRRDGDAATELLEASLPAVVSVTDQSGEARYPSFKGIMAAKKKPVQSYDLDDLGIEADEVGLAGAWTAVDSATARPARTAGTIVKDEGEGGKQLAEFLASQKFI, translated from the coding sequence GTGAGCTTGAGGATCGTTGTCTGTGTGAAGTACGTGCCCGATGCGACCGGTGACCGTCGCTTCGCGGATGACAACACGACCGACCGGGATTCGGTGGACGGGCTCCTCTCGGAGCTGGACGAGTACGGCGTCGAGCAGGCGCTGAAGATCGCGGAGGCCTCCGGCGACGCCGAGGTCACCGTGCTCACCGTCGGTCCGGACGACGCCAAGGACGCGCTGCGCAAGGCGCTGTCCATGGGCGCCGACAAGGCCGTCCATGTCAATGACGACGACATCCACGGCACCGACGTCATCGGCACCTCGGCGATCCTCGCCAAGGCGATCGAGAAGACCGGCTACGACCTCGTGGTCTGCGGCATGGCCTCGACCGACGGCACCATGGGCGTCATCCCCGCGCTGCTCTCCGAGCGCCTGGGCGTCCCGCAGGTCACCCTGCTCTCCGAGGTCAGCGTCGAAGGCGGCACCGTCAAGGGCCGCCGCGACGGCGACGCCGCCACCGAGCTGCTGGAGGCCTCCCTCCCGGCCGTGGTCTCCGTCACCGACCAGTCCGGCGAGGCGCGCTACCCCTCCTTCAAGGGCATCATGGCCGCCAAGAAGAAGCCGGTGCAGTCCTACGACCTGGACGACCTGGGCATCGAGGCGGACGAGGTCGGCCTGGCCGGCGCCTGGACCGCCGTCGACAGCGCCACCGCGCGTCCGGCCCGCACCGCCGGAACGATCGTCAAGGACGAGGGTGAGGGCGGCAAGCAGCTTGCCGAGTTCCTCGCTTCGCAGAAGTTCATCTGA
- a CDS encoding YiaA/YiaB family inner membrane protein encodes MTAPVRRSTTAAYYAQAIISFGVSVLAMGIGIAYLSAGAWIRAFLALGLLYVVTSAFTLAKVIRDRQDEDQVVSRVDQARLDKLLAEHDPFRVDMP; translated from the coding sequence ATGACTGCTCCCGTCAGACGCAGCACCACCGCCGCCTACTACGCGCAGGCGATCATCTCGTTCGGCGTCTCGGTCCTCGCGATGGGGATCGGGATCGCCTACCTGTCGGCCGGTGCCTGGATCCGTGCGTTCCTGGCCCTCGGCCTGCTCTATGTCGTCACCTCGGCCTTCACCCTCGCCAAGGTGATCAGGGACCGGCAGGACGAGGACCAGGTCGTCTCCCGGGTCGACCAGGCCCGCCTCGACAAGCTCCTCGCCGAACACGACCCGTTCCGGGTCGACATGCCCTGA
- a CDS encoding thioredoxin family protein → MTGLVVCLAVLALSGAFGLLRMRGRGRLRMRGRDGGVRLDAGALGAELGERATLVQFSSAFCQPCRATKRVLGEVAGMVDGVAHIEIDAESRLELVRQLGILSTPTVLVLDADGALVRRAVGQPRRADVIAALGEAVA, encoded by the coding sequence ATGACAGGACTGGTGGTGTGCTTGGCGGTGCTGGCGCTCTCGGGCGCCTTCGGGCTGCTGCGCATGCGTGGGCGGGGAAGGCTTCGGATGCGCGGGCGGGACGGCGGGGTGCGGCTGGATGCGGGCGCGCTGGGCGCGGAGCTCGGGGAACGGGCGACGCTGGTGCAGTTCTCCTCGGCCTTCTGTCAGCCGTGCCGGGCGACCAAGCGGGTGCTGGGCGAGGTCGCCGGGATGGTCGACGGCGTGGCGCACATCGAGATCGACGCCGAGTCCCGGCTGGAACTGGTGCGGCAGTTGGGCATCCTGAGCACCCCGACCGTGCTGGTGCTGGACGCGGACGGCGCGCTGGTGCGGCGCGCGGTCGGCCAGCCGCGCCGGGCGGACGTGATCGCCGCCCTGGGCGAGGCCGTCGCCTGA
- a CDS encoding lysylphosphatidylglycerol synthase transmembrane domain-containing protein — MPEAVQQQDPPEAAEPRRPRRRFRALLALFGGAGAGYLLVLQLTSPNNNPLAALVRAKPEWFALALLCAVGGLVAAAMSYVGFVPERLDPWRAFLIQVAGGFANVVTPSGLGGLAISARFLQRIGISPGQAVSSIGASQAVGLVLHLLLTAVFGYLTSVHYQASTQVSPLLVDIVLGVLAAAALVVLLALGVPRLRHWLVARTAPLLSGVLPRLRALLHQPGKLAVGVGGQLLVSLAASGCLYCCIVALGHRADFAAVTLATLVGGALGSAVPTPGGIGGVEVVLAGALAQTAGLSYDNALVAVLLYRLLTLWLPVLPGWLAFVWLQRHEEL, encoded by the coding sequence ATGCCGGAAGCAGTGCAGCAGCAGGACCCGCCGGAAGCCGCCGAACCGCGGCGGCCCCGGCGGCGGTTCCGGGCGCTGCTCGCGCTGTTCGGCGGGGCCGGGGCCGGCTATCTGCTGGTGCTCCAGCTCACCAGCCCCAACAACAACCCGCTGGCCGCCCTGGTCCGGGCCAAGCCCGAGTGGTTCGCGCTCGCGCTGCTCTGCGCCGTCGGCGGCCTGGTGGCCGCCGCCATGAGCTATGTCGGCTTCGTCCCCGAGCGGCTCGATCCGTGGCGGGCCTTCCTGATCCAGGTCGCCGGGGGGTTCGCCAATGTGGTCACCCCCAGCGGCTTGGGCGGACTGGCCATCAGCGCCCGCTTCCTGCAGCGGATCGGGATCTCCCCCGGGCAGGCGGTGTCCAGCATCGGCGCCTCCCAGGCGGTCGGCCTGGTGCTGCACCTGCTGCTCACCGCGGTGTTCGGCTATCTGACCAGCGTGCACTACCAGGCCTCGACGCAGGTGTCCCCGCTGCTGGTCGACATCGTCCTCGGCGTGCTGGCCGCCGCCGCCCTGGTCGTCCTGCTCGCGCTCGGCGTGCCCCGGCTGCGGCACTGGCTGGTCGCCCGGACCGCACCGCTGCTCAGCGGCGTGCTGCCCCGGCTGCGCGCTCTGCTGCACCAGCCGGGGAAGCTGGCCGTCGGCGTCGGCGGCCAGCTCCTGGTGTCGCTGGCCGCGTCCGGCTGCCTCTACTGCTGCATCGTCGCGCTCGGCCACCGTGCCGACTTCGCCGCCGTCACCCTGGCCACCCTGGTCGGCGGCGCCCTGGGCTCGGCCGTCCCGACACCGGGCGGGATCGGCGGAGTGGAAGTCGTGCTGGCAGGGGCACTGGCGCAGACCGCCGGGCTCTCCTACGACAACGCCCTGGTGGCCGTACTGCTCTACCGGCTGCTGACGCTCTGGCTGCCGGTGCTCCCCGGCTGGCTGGCCTTCGTCTGGCTGCAGCGGCACGAGGAGCTCTGA
- a CDS encoding electron transfer flavoprotein subunit alpha/FixB family protein codes for MGEVLVLVDHVDGAVRKPTLELLTLARRIGEPSAVLLGAGSAAADIAAKLGEYGAAKVYSADAAEFSDYLVVPKVDALEQIAKAVGEPAAVLVTSSGEGKEIAARLALRLGSGVITDAVDVNAGDSGPVATQSAFAASFTTTSRVSRGVPVITVKPNATSPEAAAAAGAVEAVSVAFGAGATGTKVTSRTARVSTGRPELTEAAIVVSGGRGVGAAEGFGVVEELADSLGAAVGASRAAVDAGWYPHSNQVGQTGKQVSPQLYIANGISGAIQHRAGMQTSKTIVAVNKDAEAPIFELADYGVVGDLFNVVPQLTAEIKSRKG; via the coding sequence ATGGGTGAAGTCCTCGTCCTCGTCGACCACGTGGACGGTGCCGTCCGCAAGCCGACCCTCGAACTGCTGACGCTGGCCCGCCGTATCGGCGAGCCCTCGGCCGTTCTCCTCGGCGCCGGTTCCGCCGCCGCCGACATCGCCGCCAAGCTCGGCGAGTACGGCGCCGCGAAGGTGTACTCCGCCGACGCCGCCGAGTTCAGCGACTACCTGGTCGTCCCCAAGGTGGACGCGCTGGAGCAGATTGCCAAGGCCGTCGGCGAGCCCGCCGCCGTGCTGGTCACCTCGTCCGGTGAGGGCAAGGAGATCGCGGCCCGCCTCGCGCTGCGCCTCGGTTCCGGTGTGATCACCGACGCCGTGGACGTCAACGCCGGCGACAGCGGCCCGGTCGCCACGCAGTCGGCGTTCGCCGCCTCCTTCACCACCACCTCGCGGGTCTCCCGCGGGGTGCCGGTGATCACCGTCAAGCCCAACGCGACCAGCCCCGAGGCCGCGGCGGCCGCGGGCGCGGTCGAGGCCGTGAGCGTCGCCTTCGGCGCGGGCGCGACCGGCACCAAGGTCACCTCGCGCACGGCGCGGGTCTCCACCGGCCGGCCCGAGCTGACCGAGGCCGCGATCGTGGTCTCCGGCGGCCGCGGGGTCGGCGCGGCCGAGGGCTTCGGCGTGGTCGAGGAGCTGGCCGACTCGCTCGGCGCGGCGGTGGGCGCGAGCCGCGCGGCCGTCGACGCCGGGTGGTACCCGCACAGCAACCAGGTCGGGCAGACCGGCAAGCAGGTGTCGCCGCAGCTGTACATCGCCAACGGGATCTCCGGCGCGATCCAGCACCGCGCCGGGATGCAGACCTCCAAGACCATCGTCGCCGTCAACAAGGACGCCGAGGCGCCCATCTTTGAGCTGGCGGACTACGGCGTGGTCGGTGACCTGTTCAACGTGGTTCCTCAGTTGACCGCGGAGATCAAGTCCCGCAAGGGCTGA
- a CDS encoding RNA polymerase sigma factor: MPPDPSQAPPVRDPAGFSAFYAAHFDTVLGFVTRRTDDPHLAADLTADIFVTALEHAAGYDPRRGAPVAWLYGIARNVLAAHFRGSARESRAVARINGRRLLDDQDIAALEERIDASRAARHLLAAHAALSEPLRAVLDLVAVDGLTPGEAAQALGISPTAVRVRLHRARRLLRHEAATLPMLSPDHHVLEAAP, from the coding sequence GTGCCCCCGGATCCGTCCCAGGCACCACCTGTGCGCGACCCCGCCGGTTTCTCCGCCTTCTACGCCGCCCACTTCGACACCGTGCTGGGCTTCGTCACCAGGCGCACCGACGATCCGCACCTGGCGGCCGACCTCACCGCCGACATCTTCGTCACCGCGCTCGAACACGCCGCCGGCTACGACCCGCGGCGCGGCGCGCCGGTCGCCTGGCTCTACGGCATAGCCCGCAATGTGCTCGCCGCGCACTTCCGCGGCAGCGCCCGTGAGTCGCGGGCGGTGGCCAGGATCAACGGCCGACGGCTGCTGGACGACCAGGACATCGCCGCGCTGGAGGAGCGGATCGACGCCTCCCGGGCGGCCCGGCACCTGCTCGCCGCCCATGCCGCGCTGTCCGAACCGCTGCGCGCCGTCCTCGACCTGGTCGCCGTCGACGGCCTCACCCCGGGCGAGGCCGCGCAGGCCCTGGGCATCAGCCCCACCGCCGTCCGAGTCCGCCTGCACCGCGCCCGACGGCTGCTCCGGCACGAGGCCGCGACCCTCCCCATGCTCTCCCCCGACCACCATGTCCTGGAGGCCGCCCCGTGA
- a CDS encoding ROK family protein has product MDEMVAAVDIGGTKIAGALVDRGGRMLAQCQRPTPAKEDAARVLGAVTEVLDELAAAPEWSAVRCVGIGSAGPVDAPKGAVSPVNIPAWRGFPLVDAVREHLAGDLPVVLTGDGPAMTAAEHWQGAARGFRNALCMVVSTGVGGGLVLDGALYPGPTGNAGHIGHISVDLDGDPCPCGSRGCVEIIASGTSIARRALRDGWLPRGDDASAGAVAASAAEGDPIALAAFARAAQALAAGIAATATLVELDVVVIGGGVAKSGETLFAPLREALHDYATLPFVRHLELRPAELGTDAGLVGAAAAAAQELGLDGWL; this is encoded by the coding sequence ATGGACGAGATGGTGGCAGCCGTCGACATCGGCGGAACGAAGATCGCAGGCGCTCTGGTGGACCGCGGCGGGCGGATGCTCGCCCAGTGCCAGCGGCCGACCCCCGCCAAGGAGGACGCGGCGCGGGTGCTGGGCGCGGTCACCGAGGTGCTCGACGAGCTTGCCGCCGCCCCCGAGTGGTCCGCCGTACGCTGCGTCGGCATCGGCAGCGCCGGACCGGTGGACGCGCCCAAGGGCGCGGTCAGCCCGGTCAACATCCCGGCCTGGCGCGGGTTTCCGCTGGTGGACGCGGTGCGCGAGCACCTCGCCGGCGACCTTCCAGTGGTGCTCACCGGGGACGGCCCGGCGATGACCGCGGCCGAGCACTGGCAGGGCGCCGCCCGGGGGTTCCGCAACGCGCTGTGCATGGTGGTGTCCACCGGCGTCGGCGGCGGCCTGGTCCTGGACGGCGCGCTGTACCCCGGCCCGACCGGTAACGCCGGCCACATCGGCCACATCAGCGTCGACCTGGACGGCGACCCGTGCCCCTGCGGCTCGCGCGGCTGCGTGGAGATCATCGCCTCGGGCACGTCCATCGCCCGGCGCGCACTGCGGGACGGCTGGCTGCCGCGTGGTGACGACGCATCGGCCGGGGCCGTGGCCGCCTCGGCCGCAGAGGGCGACCCGATCGCCCTCGCCGCCTTCGCCCGCGCCGCGCAGGCCCTGGCGGCCGGGATCGCGGCCACCGCGACCCTGGTCGAGCTGGACGTGGTGGTCATCGGCGGCGGGGTCGCCAAATCCGGCGAGACCCTCTTCGCGCCACTGCGCGAAGCCCTGCACGACTATGCGACGCTGCCCTTCGTCCGGCATCTGGAGCTGCGCCCGGCCGAGTTGGGCACGGACGCCGGCCTGGTGGGCGCCGCTGCGGCGGCGGCCCAGGAACTGGGGCTGGACGGCTGGCTCTGA
- a CDS encoding EamA family transporter → MPRTSVATTLAVTALAPLAWGSTYAVTTQLLPPDRPLLAATLRALPAGLLLLLATRRLPHGSWWWRAAVLGTLNIGVFFALLFLAAYRLPGGIAAVLGAVQPLLTVALAIPLLGQLPSGRALLGGVTGLFGVALVVLQATARLDAVGVLAGLGGAACMATGTVLAKRWGRPESVGALAFTGWQLTAGGLLLLPVALVVEGALPALGGTALLGYTYLATANTALAYWLWFRGIARLEAPSVAFLGLLSPLSAAVIGWALLDQRLTPVQLGGMALALTGTLLGALAAPRAIVTKGAGPGRMSPCPSPSAIPQPSCPSSAKAAVAGR, encoded by the coding sequence ATGCCTCGCACCTCCGTCGCCACCACCCTCGCCGTCACCGCTCTGGCCCCGCTGGCCTGGGGATCCACCTACGCCGTGACCACCCAGCTGCTCCCGCCGGACCGCCCGCTGCTGGCCGCCACCCTGCGCGCGCTCCCGGCCGGACTGCTGCTCCTGCTGGCCACCCGCAGGCTTCCGCACGGCTCCTGGTGGTGGCGCGCCGCCGTCCTCGGCACGCTGAACATCGGGGTTTTCTTCGCCCTGCTCTTCCTGGCCGCCTACCGGCTGCCCGGCGGCATCGCCGCCGTCCTCGGCGCGGTGCAGCCGCTGCTCACCGTCGCGCTGGCGATCCCGCTGCTCGGGCAGCTGCCCAGCGGCCGGGCCCTGCTGGGCGGGGTCACCGGTCTGTTCGGGGTGGCCCTGGTGGTGCTCCAGGCCACCGCCAGGCTGGACGCGGTCGGCGTGCTGGCCGGTCTCGGCGGCGCGGCCTGCATGGCCACCGGCACCGTCCTCGCCAAGCGCTGGGGCCGGCCTGAGAGCGTCGGCGCGCTCGCTTTCACCGGCTGGCAGCTCACCGCCGGCGGACTGCTGCTGCTCCCGGTCGCGCTCGTCGTCGAGGGCGCGCTCCCCGCACTGGGCGGCACCGCACTGCTCGGCTACACGTACCTGGCCACCGCCAACACAGCGCTCGCGTACTGGCTCTGGTTCCGCGGCATCGCCAGGCTGGAGGCTCCTTCGGTCGCCTTCCTCGGCCTGCTCAGCCCGCTCTCCGCGGCGGTCATCGGCTGGGCGCTGCTGGACCAGCGGCTGACCCCGGTCCAGCTCGGCGGCATGGCCCTGGCCCTGACCGGGACACTGCTGGGAGCGCTGGCCGCTCCCCGGGCCATTGTGACGAAAGGGGCCGGGCCCGGCAGGATGTCCCCGTGCCCTTCACCTTCAGCCATCCCGCAGCCGTCCTGCCCCTCATCGGCCAAGGCCGCGGTCGCGGGCCGCTGA